In one window of Desulforhabdus amnigena DNA:
- a CDS encoding metal ABC transporter permease encodes MLEAFHMEFMRNALLAGFLTSIACGIIGTLVVVNRIVFISGGIAHAAYGGIGIAFYLGIPLLAGTTGFSLLISILMAMVTLKNKQRADTIIGVLWAVGMALGIILMDLTPGYHVDLMSYLFGSILAVPRSDLWLMIGVDLLILGTVFSCYNSFQAMSFDEEFAMTMGVPVRFLYFILLTMMALTVVMTIRVVGLILVIALLTIPPYISEKYSQSLGMMMFLSILLSSLFTFIGLWLSYSFNLTSGATIIMVAAAFFFASLFWEQLQKRME; translated from the coding sequence ATGCTTGAAGCCTTTCATATGGAATTCATGCGGAATGCTCTTTTGGCAGGCTTCCTCACAAGTATCGCCTGCGGCATCATCGGGACCCTCGTTGTAGTCAACCGCATCGTTTTCATTTCAGGAGGAATTGCCCACGCCGCATACGGAGGCATCGGAATCGCTTTCTATCTCGGGATTCCTCTTCTTGCGGGAACGACGGGATTTTCCCTCTTGATTTCGATCCTCATGGCCATGGTCACCCTGAAAAACAAGCAACGGGCGGATACCATCATTGGAGTGCTGTGGGCCGTGGGAATGGCTCTCGGTATTATCCTGATGGATCTGACGCCGGGCTATCACGTCGACCTCATGAGCTATCTTTTCGGCAGCATTCTGGCCGTGCCGAGATCCGATCTCTGGTTGATGATTGGAGTGGACCTGCTGATCCTGGGCACCGTTTTTTCTTGTTACAACAGCTTCCAGGCCATGTCCTTCGATGAAGAATTTGCCATGACCATGGGGGTACCGGTCCGGTTTCTCTATTTTATCCTTCTGACCATGATGGCCCTCACCGTTGTGATGACCATCCGGGTAGTGGGGCTGATCCTTGTCATCGCACTGCTCACTATCCCTCCTTATATTTCTGAAAAGTATTCCCAATCCCTTGGCATGATGATGTTCCTGTCCATCCTGCTGAGTTCCCTCTTTACCTTCATCGGGCTGTGGCTGTCCTATTCCTTCAACTTGACTTCCGGGGCAACGATCATCATGGTGGCGGCGGCTTTTTTCTTCGCCTCTCTGTTTTGGGAACAATTGCAAAAAAGGATGGAGTGA
- the cas2 gene encoding CRISPR-associated endonuclease Cas2 — MKKNYLIGYDISDGKRLGRVARIMKEYGYRLQYSFFHCCISEIQKKRLMDRVRKVIHENEDQVIILPVQESQLKNLEFIGVKTQIEIEGVIIF; from the coding sequence ATGAAAAAGAATTACCTCATCGGCTACGACATTTCGGACGGTAAAAGGTTGGGACGAGTAGCCAGGATCATGAAGGAATATGGCTACCGCCTGCAATACAGCTTTTTCCATTGCTGTATCTCCGAAATCCAAAAGAAGAGGCTCATGGATCGCGTACGGAAAGTGATTCATGAAAACGAAGATCAGGTCATCATTCTTCCCGTCCAGGAGAGTCAGCTCAAAAACCTGGAGTTCATCGGCGTGAAAACGCAGATAGAGATTGAAGGGGTGATCATTTTTTAG
- a CDS encoding DsrE family protein, protein MANFLFILSKDDNEAATRCFQFAKVAHSKGHKVNLFFIDAGVMWADSTRDLSQKTVTGDCPNDYLPYLVENEVEIGVCTPCAKNRNLDESKFFHNMALDGGPHLIDMAAEAQVFNF, encoded by the coding sequence ATGGCTAATTTCTTGTTTATCTTGAGCAAAGATGATAACGAGGCTGCAACCCGGTGCTTTCAATTCGCTAAAGTTGCGCATTCCAAGGGGCACAAGGTGAATCTCTTTTTTATCGACGCCGGCGTCATGTGGGCGGATTCCACCAGGGATTTGAGCCAGAAGACCGTCACCGGAGATTGTCCCAATGATTACCTGCCTTACCTGGTCGAAAATGAGGTCGAGATAGGGGTTTGCACTCCTTGCGCCAAAAACCGTAATCTCGATGAATCGAAGTTTTTCCACAACATGGCCCTGGATGGCGGACCGCACTTGATCGATATGGCGGCTGAAGCTCAAGTGTTCAACTTCTAG
- a CDS encoding acetate--CoA ligase family protein, with protein sequence MKQFFDPQWVVLIGVSRQSGPGAYNNLEVMQRYGYRGRIDVVHPKVSEILGKKTVPHVDALDGIPDLAIISVGRDRVLPAFLQCAQKGIRHVVVISQGFADADDRGKELQGELQEVARQYGVRVLGPNTMGTINAFSSFSTAFVDIEKEDAPPPISVGAQTGVLQVGFESFTGRLGKAIDIGNAGGVDFIDVLEYFETDPQTQVIALHMEGMLRGREFLKVARRVAAKKPIVILKTGRSAAGAQAALSHTGSLVGEDAVIDTAFKKAGLIRVRNMVELRAACQALLHFRSMAGPRIGVVTATGACGIMTADACEDYGLELAPFPEEIRSELENTRIAWHRLRNPVDIWPLGMVTGSFVEVFKRAVGGLLRSSEVDAVFAIAAAMSSPLHKDLNLADAVLELNRGNTEQKPIALWLYGGDQVAQGEVLRNEPHVAAFDSIDEAVAGLAAVWRYSKLQKELQEEGADSGPVLPVSTGRPVAVPSRGLLVGEEAFSLLREYQIPLAVGELTKDVEAAVALAGKQGYPMVLKIVSPQWLHKSDWGGVRLGLENECELRKAYGELEELFRTRTPLGSLEGILAQKQIQGMELLMGIKRDPQVGHVLVVGMGGIYTEVFKDVARGLVPVGRPEAEEMVESLRIYPILKGIRGQAGVDISALVDVMVNLSRLAVDYPEISELDLNPVFADSHGCRCVDARIVLE encoded by the coding sequence ATGAAGCAATTTTTTGATCCCCAGTGGGTAGTGCTCATCGGTGTTTCGAGGCAGAGCGGACCGGGAGCATATAACAACCTGGAAGTGATGCAGCGCTACGGTTACCGAGGACGGATCGATGTGGTGCATCCCAAAGTTTCAGAAATTTTAGGGAAAAAGACTGTGCCCCATGTGGATGCGCTCGATGGAATTCCCGATCTGGCAATCATCTCCGTGGGACGGGACAGAGTGCTGCCGGCCTTTTTGCAGTGCGCTCAAAAGGGAATCCGCCATGTAGTGGTGATCAGCCAGGGCTTTGCCGATGCGGATGACCGCGGAAAGGAGCTCCAGGGGGAACTGCAGGAAGTCGCCCGCCAGTATGGTGTCCGTGTGCTCGGCCCGAACACGATGGGGACGATCAACGCTTTTTCCAGCTTCAGCACCGCCTTTGTGGACATCGAAAAAGAGGACGCTCCGCCGCCTATTTCGGTAGGAGCTCAGACGGGCGTGCTCCAGGTTGGGTTTGAAAGCTTTACGGGGCGCCTCGGGAAGGCCATCGATATTGGAAATGCCGGTGGCGTGGATTTTATCGACGTGCTGGAATACTTTGAAACGGACCCTCAGACTCAAGTGATCGCCCTTCATATGGAAGGCATGCTGCGGGGGCGGGAATTTTTGAAGGTGGCCCGGCGCGTGGCGGCGAAGAAACCCATCGTTATATTGAAAACGGGAAGGAGCGCGGCGGGGGCTCAGGCCGCCCTTTCCCACACGGGATCACTGGTGGGGGAGGATGCGGTTATCGATACGGCCTTCAAGAAAGCCGGTTTGATTCGCGTGCGGAACATGGTGGAGCTGCGTGCCGCCTGTCAGGCTCTTTTGCATTTCCGGTCCATGGCGGGTCCGCGCATCGGGGTAGTGACGGCAACAGGGGCCTGCGGCATTATGACGGCGGACGCCTGTGAGGACTATGGCCTGGAGCTGGCTCCATTTCCCGAAGAAATTAGAAGTGAGCTGGAAAATACGCGCATTGCCTGGCACCGCCTGCGCAATCCCGTGGACATCTGGCCCCTGGGGATGGTTACAGGCTCGTTCGTCGAGGTGTTCAAACGCGCCGTCGGAGGGCTCCTGCGCAGCAGCGAGGTGGATGCAGTTTTTGCCATCGCGGCGGCCATGTCTTCCCCCCTGCACAAAGATCTGAATCTGGCGGATGCCGTTTTGGAACTGAACCGGGGCAATACGGAACAAAAGCCCATCGCCCTGTGGCTCTATGGCGGCGACCAGGTTGCACAGGGGGAGGTCCTTCGGAACGAACCGCATGTGGCCGCTTTTGACAGCATCGATGAAGCGGTCGCCGGGCTGGCTGCCGTATGGCGTTACAGCAAGTTACAAAAGGAACTGCAGGAGGAGGGTGCGGATTCCGGCCCTGTACTTCCCGTCTCGACGGGCCGCCCCGTGGCGGTGCCTTCCCGGGGTCTTCTTGTGGGAGAAGAGGCCTTTTCGCTCCTGAGAGAATATCAAATTCCTCTGGCGGTAGGGGAGTTGACGAAGGATGTGGAAGCGGCGGTTGCCCTTGCTGGAAAGCAGGGATACCCGATGGTCCTGAAAATCGTTTCCCCCCAGTGGCTCCACAAGTCGGACTGGGGCGGCGTCCGCCTCGGCCTGGAAAACGAATGTGAGCTTCGGAAGGCTTACGGTGAGCTGGAAGAGCTGTTTCGGACCCGCACGCCCCTGGGGTCTTTGGAAGGAATACTCGCGCAAAAACAGATCCAGGGAATGGAACTGCTCATGGGCATCAAGAGAGACCCGCAGGTAGGGCATGTTCTGGTCGTTGGAATGGGAGGCATCTATACGGAAGTCTTCAAGGATGTCGCAAGAGGACTCGTCCCCGTCGGTCGCCCGGAGGCCGAAGAGATGGTCGAATCCCTTCGCATCTACCCCATTCTCAAGGGAATCCGCGGCCAGGCGGGGGTCGATATATCCGCCCTGGTCGATGTCATGGTGAATCTTTCGCGGCTGGCCGTGGACTATCCGGAAATCAGCGAACTGGATCTCAACCCGGTTTTCGCAGATTCGCATGGATGCCGCTGCGTGGATGCTCGTATCGTTTTAGAATAA
- the shc gene encoding squalene--hopene cyclase: protein MNPVTSKKESSSDYLERAFEGAFSSSDFSSGCRLSAFFQIEKGGGISGFNEAASLRLDSKAYWKQQVKKAVESSSKFFLETQNPEGYWWAELESNVTITAEYIMLLHLLEISEPEKERSMVKYLLHEQTSNGSWGLCYGDGGDISTTIEAYFALKLAGEDPDSEPLRRARGFILSKGGIESARVFTKIWLALFSQYDWDNVPSMPVELVLLPSHFYFSIYEFSSWARGTVVPLSIVLAIRPRYKLPDSKAVPELYVKKAGSGSKRFPSMTHKLFYLFDRVAKAFERHPIPSLRNRAVQAAETWILEHQEETGDWGGIQPPMVYSILALHYMGYTLDHPVIEKGLEALEGFCLEDEHGLRMQSCISPVWDTALTGLALVEAGISPEHPALVKATQWLLDKQIKKGGDWQVKNCCPPGGWAFEFVNNHYPDVDDSAVVLTTLHRMGTNQCGGLECGKSMGMEWCLSMQSSCGGWAAFDRDNTMTILNRIPFADTEAMVDYPTADVSGRVLETMGYYGYDRSDRRAKRGIKFIKDLQEPDGAWWGRWGVNYIYGTWSVLRGLISIGEDPKAPYIQAAVRWLKEHQNPDGGWGETCESYRYPQLRGKGASTPSQTAWALMGLLACGEEHSPEVRKGVQYLVETQKADGTWDEKYFTGTGFPNHFYIRYRNYCNCFPLMALGQYRRKLQEE, encoded by the coding sequence ATGAATCCAGTTACAAGTAAAAAAGAGAGTTCGTCCGATTACCTCGAAAGAGCCTTTGAAGGGGCCTTCAGCAGCTCGGACTTTTCTTCCGGCTGCCGGCTTTCCGCTTTTTTCCAGATTGAAAAAGGAGGAGGAATTTCAGGCTTTAATGAGGCGGCTTCTCTGCGCCTGGATTCGAAGGCTTACTGGAAGCAGCAGGTGAAAAAGGCTGTTGAATCTTCCAGCAAGTTTTTTCTGGAGACTCAAAATCCCGAGGGATATTGGTGGGCTGAACTGGAATCCAATGTCACCATAACGGCCGAATACATTATGCTCCTCCATCTCCTGGAAATTTCCGAACCGGAGAAGGAAAGAAGCATGGTGAAATACCTGCTCCATGAACAGACTTCAAATGGTTCATGGGGACTTTGCTATGGCGATGGGGGGGATATCAGCACCACGATTGAGGCCTACTTCGCTTTGAAACTGGCGGGGGAGGATCCTGATTCCGAGCCCCTTCGAAGGGCGCGCGGCTTTATTCTTTCAAAGGGAGGAATCGAGTCGGCCCGTGTCTTTACCAAAATATGGCTGGCTCTTTTTTCTCAATACGATTGGGATAATGTTCCCTCCATGCCCGTGGAACTGGTCCTGCTTCCCTCTCATTTTTATTTCAGTATTTACGAATTTTCCAGCTGGGCAAGAGGCACCGTCGTTCCCCTCTCCATCGTTTTGGCCATCCGGCCAAGGTATAAGCTTCCGGATTCCAAAGCGGTTCCGGAACTCTACGTGAAAAAAGCGGGAAGCGGTTCCAAACGGTTTCCCTCTATGACCCACAAGCTCTTTTACCTCTTCGACCGTGTCGCGAAAGCGTTCGAACGCCATCCCATTCCTTCCCTGCGCAACCGTGCCGTGCAGGCAGCGGAGACCTGGATTTTGGAGCATCAGGAAGAGACAGGGGACTGGGGTGGAATTCAACCTCCCATGGTCTACTCTATCCTTGCGCTCCATTATATGGGCTATACTCTGGATCATCCGGTGATCGAAAAAGGGTTGGAGGCGCTCGAGGGCTTCTGCCTGGAGGATGAACACGGCCTGAGAATGCAATCGTGCATCTCTCCTGTGTGGGACACGGCTCTCACGGGGCTCGCTCTCGTTGAAGCCGGGATCTCCCCGGAACACCCTGCGCTCGTGAAAGCTACCCAATGGCTCCTTGATAAGCAAATCAAGAAGGGTGGAGACTGGCAGGTCAAAAACTGTTGCCCGCCGGGGGGGTGGGCCTTCGAGTTTGTGAACAATCATTATCCCGATGTCGATGATTCTGCTGTTGTCTTGACCACGCTCCATCGCATGGGTACCAATCAGTGCGGTGGCCTGGAGTGCGGCAAATCCATGGGAATGGAATGGTGCCTGAGCATGCAGAGCAGCTGCGGGGGCTGGGCCGCCTTCGACCGAGACAACACCATGACCATATTGAACCGAATTCCCTTTGCGGACACTGAAGCCATGGTGGACTATCCCACGGCGGACGTGAGCGGCCGGGTGCTGGAAACCATGGGATATTACGGCTACGATCGATCCGACCGCAGAGCGAAACGCGGAATCAAGTTCATCAAAGACCTGCAGGAGCCTGACGGGGCTTGGTGGGGCCGCTGGGGTGTGAACTATATCTATGGCACCTGGTCTGTTCTTCGGGGACTCATTTCCATTGGAGAAGATCCCAAAGCGCCTTACATTCAGGCTGCGGTGCGCTGGCTCAAGGAGCATCAGAATCCCGACGGCGGATGGGGGGAAACCTGCGAATCCTACCGCTATCCGCAACTGCGGGGAAAAGGCGCCAGTACGCCTTCGCAGACCGCCTGGGCCCTGATGGGCCTTCTCGCCTGCGGCGAAGAGCACAGCCCGGAAGTCCGTAAGGGAGTGCAATATCTTGTAGAAACTCAAAAGGCCGACGGCACCTGGGATGAAAAATATTTCACGGGAACCGGTTTCCCCAATCATTTTTACATCCGCTACCGGAACTACTGCAATTGCTTTCCTCTCATGGCCCTGGGGCAATACCGGCGAAAGCTGCAGGAGGAATAA
- a CDS encoding phage holin, LLH family, with protein MEFFAKIYQWVKRSGFFQRVAATLAGKAAESIKDIAVSVVSELASGNFTGEEKRRIAFSRIEAAAVREGKELGASAINLAIEMAVALVKEA; from the coding sequence ATGGAGTTTTTTGCAAAGATTTACCAGTGGGTCAAAAGAAGTGGTTTTTTTCAGAGGGTGGCTGCGACTCTGGCCGGTAAGGCGGCGGAGAGCATCAAGGACATCGCCGTGTCGGTGGTTTCGGAGCTGGCGTCCGGGAATTTTACCGGAGAAGAGAAGCGCAGGATCGCGTTTTCAAGGATCGAGGCCGCCGCGGTGCGTGAAGGCAAGGAGCTCGGCGCTTCGGCCATCAATCTGGCGATAGAAATGGCCGTGGCTCTCGTCAAGGAAGCATAG
- the mutY gene encoding A/G-specific adenine glycosylase, with protein MKKEKYASIRKGLLQWFQLHQRKLPWRRNHLPYEIWISEIMLQQTQVKTVLPYYERWMARFPDIASVAEATEEELLKYWEGMGYYSRVRNIHKTAHIVMTDHGGEFPREHGAVLKLPGIGPYTAGAVMSLAFNEDFPLVDGNVERVFARLFDIDSPVKEKENQKLIWKTAKELIPSGMARDFNQALMELGALICLPRTPLCGDCPVSGSCESRRAGIVDQRPVAGKRKSLQPIQVAIGLLLRDGKIFIQKRPPHGLMPHLWEFPGGKIQENETPEAALVREFREELDLDICGLNKIALIRHNYTSFKVTLHAYFCTLVSPHQEPVLRTAVDGRWVTPDQLQDYAFPAANRKLIRML; from the coding sequence ATGAAAAAGGAAAAATATGCCTCCATTCGAAAAGGGTTGCTTCAGTGGTTCCAACTGCACCAGAGGAAGCTTCCCTGGCGGCGAAACCACTTGCCATACGAAATATGGATTTCCGAAATCATGCTTCAGCAGACCCAGGTCAAAACCGTACTCCCCTATTATGAACGATGGATGGCACGCTTCCCGGACATAGCGTCGGTGGCCGAAGCTACGGAGGAGGAGCTCCTGAAGTACTGGGAAGGCATGGGATATTATTCACGGGTGCGCAATATCCACAAGACGGCACACATCGTGATGACGGATCATGGCGGAGAGTTTCCCCGGGAGCACGGAGCGGTCCTGAAGCTGCCCGGCATCGGTCCCTATACGGCGGGTGCGGTCATGAGCCTTGCGTTCAACGAGGATTTTCCTCTCGTGGACGGCAACGTGGAAAGGGTCTTCGCACGCCTTTTCGATATCGATTCCCCCGTGAAGGAGAAAGAAAATCAAAAGCTCATCTGGAAGACAGCGAAGGAATTGATCCCCTCAGGAATGGCGAGAGACTTCAACCAGGCACTCATGGAACTGGGCGCCCTCATCTGCCTTCCCAGAACTCCCCTCTGCGGCGACTGCCCCGTCAGTGGTTCCTGTGAAAGCCGTCGGGCAGGCATTGTGGACCAGAGGCCGGTGGCGGGGAAGCGCAAAAGCCTCCAACCCATTCAGGTGGCCATAGGCCTTCTTTTGCGCGACGGGAAAATATTCATTCAAAAGCGTCCACCCCACGGCCTGATGCCTCATCTTTGGGAGTTTCCCGGCGGAAAGATCCAGGAAAATGAAACTCCCGAAGCGGCCCTGGTGCGGGAATTCAGGGAAGAACTGGATCTCGACATCTGTGGGCTGAATAAAATCGCTCTCATCCGCCACAACTATACGTCTTTCAAGGTCACTCTGCACGCCTATTTCTGCACCCTCGTCAGCCCGCACCAGGAACCGGTGCTTCGAACCGCCGTGGACGGGCGTTGGGTGACGCCGGACCAACTCCAGGACTACGCTTTTCCCGCGGCAAATCGAAAGCTGATACGCATGCTTTGA
- a CDS encoding helix-turn-helix domain-containing protein: MSDIIDFKKTMVPMFIGDFDHVIPDLRILQFKYLLRPDEVANILRICQSKVYELCAEGVIESVKLKKSVRIKSESVRKLMGIQ; the protein is encoded by the coding sequence ATGTCCGATATAATAGATTTCAAAAAAACCATGGTTCCGATGTTCATAGGGGATTTTGATCATGTGATTCCAGATTTGCGCATCTTACAGTTCAAGTACCTGCTGAGGCCGGACGAAGTGGCGAACATCCTGCGCATATGCCAGTCGAAGGTGTATGAGCTCTGTGCTGAAGGCGTCATTGAAAGCGTGAAGCTGAAGAAGAGTGTGCGGATCAAGTCCGAATCCGTAAGAAAATTGATGGGGATTCAATAG
- a CDS encoding cell wall hydrolase: MVMLSLQELGDAELLARCIYGEARGEGLNGMIAVGHVVMNRYDAGGRYGVGLKGVILKPRQFSCFNSDDPNFKQITQREMVGDLISVCRSVADLLLEMTPGARRKEDPTHGATHYHAASIRPYWAGSSNMTFCVKIGNHLFWKEG, encoded by the coding sequence ATGGTGATGCTTTCACTTCAGGAGCTGGGAGATGCGGAGCTGCTCGCCCGGTGCATCTACGGGGAGGCCAGGGGCGAAGGGCTCAACGGCATGATCGCCGTCGGCCATGTCGTGATGAACCGTTACGACGCCGGAGGGCGTTACGGGGTGGGATTGAAGGGTGTCATTCTGAAGCCCCGTCAGTTTTCGTGTTTCAACTCCGACGATCCCAATTTCAAGCAAATTACGCAAAGAGAGATGGTGGGCGATCTGATTTCCGTTTGCAGGAGTGTGGCCGACTTGCTTCTGGAGATGACCCCCGGGGCGAGGAGGAAGGAAGACCCGACGCACGGGGCCACGCATTACCACGCAGCGTCTATCCGCCCCTACTGGGCGGGTTCGTCCAACATGACGTTTTGCGTGAAAATCGGGAACCATCTGTTCTGGAAAGAGGGATAA
- a CDS encoding metal ABC transporter ATP-binding protein, with the protein MKLNPLAIEIEDVFFSYDGHLVLRDVNLKIEHGEFLAILGPNGSGKTTLLKLMLGILKPQRGTVRIFGKEPHKVVDRIGYVPQDTNINKDFPITVQDVALMGRLGQTGRSRRYSHEDILIVQQALERVKMWEYRGRPIGKLSGGQRQRVFIARALAANPSILFMDEPTSNVDKALQTELYEFLKELNRSMTIVVVSHDLSVLSSYIKSVACLNQTLYFHAAAEITQEMMDMAYHCPVELIAHGFPHRVLGEHKDK; encoded by the coding sequence GTGAAATTGAACCCACTGGCAATTGAAATCGAAGATGTCTTCTTTTCTTATGACGGCCACTTGGTTCTTCGGGATGTGAACTTGAAAATAGAGCACGGGGAATTCCTTGCCATCCTGGGTCCGAATGGGAGTGGTAAGACCACTCTGTTGAAACTGATGCTCGGCATACTCAAGCCCCAGCGGGGGACCGTTCGCATTTTCGGCAAGGAACCGCATAAAGTGGTCGATCGTATCGGATATGTGCCCCAGGATACGAACATAAACAAAGATTTTCCCATAACCGTACAGGATGTGGCTCTCATGGGGCGCCTGGGGCAAACGGGACGTTCCCGGCGCTATTCCCATGAAGATATACTCATCGTTCAGCAGGCATTGGAAAGGGTGAAAATGTGGGAATACCGGGGGCGGCCCATCGGGAAACTTTCAGGGGGGCAGAGGCAGCGAGTGTTCATCGCGAGAGCCCTGGCAGCGAACCCGTCCATTCTTTTCATGGATGAGCCTACCTCCAATGTGGACAAAGCCCTTCAAACGGAGCTCTATGAGTTTTTGAAGGAACTGAATCGGTCCATGACCATTGTAGTGGTCAGTCACGATTTGAGTGTTCTTTCGAGCTATATCAAATCCGTAGCCTGTTTGAACCAGACTCTTTATTTTCACGCCGCTGCAGAAATCACTCAGGAGATGATGGATATGGCCTATCATTGTCCTGTGGAATTGATCGCACACGGATTCCCTCACCGTGTGCTGGGGGAGCACAAGGATAAATAG
- a CDS encoding ChaN family lipoprotein, giving the protein MLNAFKKTFLSGTVLLLMVGCATLPSLKPAKPKTPLEGLKVDEILSTNNGTTLSFEKFLEDLAAARIVYVGETHTNTEDHRVQQKILESLYERNPKLVLALEMFPRESQSILDRYSKGQISEEEFLKEVDWNEVWGFPFELYRPMLNFAREKRLEILALNAPRKVVEKIASSGLASLSAAEQTQVAKDFHMDDPAHKNYVRQQYDAHVKGGIRDFESFFQAQLAWEETMSETLARRLSKSAGDEQILVLIGKGHIMNRVGVPMLTFKRVKQPFKTVVPMPINYPESLFDPNLGNYVWITEPMETPHRPRLGIMLRPAPSGMGLEVLGIASGSPAEKAGIQKGDILFMIDEVPLQSIEDLHRALEGKSRDHELKILRGKKEISVPVTISP; this is encoded by the coding sequence ATGTTGAACGCCTTCAAGAAAACTTTCCTTTCGGGAACGGTCCTGCTTCTCATGGTGGGCTGCGCCACTCTTCCTTCGTTGAAACCTGCAAAGCCCAAAACTCCTCTGGAGGGTTTGAAAGTGGACGAAATTCTGAGCACCAACAACGGAACGACCCTTTCTTTCGAGAAATTCCTGGAAGACCTCGCCGCTGCCCGGATCGTCTATGTCGGTGAGACGCACACCAACACGGAAGATCACCGTGTTCAGCAAAAGATCCTGGAATCCCTGTACGAGCGGAACCCAAAACTGGTCCTTGCCCTGGAAATGTTTCCCAGGGAGTCTCAGTCCATACTCGACCGGTATTCCAAGGGTCAGATCTCCGAGGAAGAATTTTTGAAAGAGGTCGACTGGAACGAAGTATGGGGATTTCCCTTCGAGCTGTATCGCCCTATGCTGAATTTCGCCCGGGAAAAGCGTCTTGAAATCCTGGCGCTGAATGCCCCCCGCAAGGTGGTTGAAAAAATTGCCTCATCGGGGCTTGCGTCCCTTTCGGCCGCGGAACAAACCCAGGTGGCCAAAGATTTTCACATGGATGATCCCGCACACAAAAATTATGTGCGGCAACAATATGATGCGCACGTCAAAGGCGGCATCAGGGATTTTGAGAGCTTTTTTCAAGCGCAACTGGCCTGGGAGGAAACCATGTCGGAAACTCTGGCGCGGAGGCTCTCGAAATCGGCCGGAGACGAGCAGATCCTGGTGCTGATTGGTAAGGGACATATTATGAATCGGGTGGGTGTTCCCATGCTCACTTTCAAAAGGGTCAAACAGCCCTTCAAAACGGTGGTCCCCATGCCCATCAACTATCCTGAAAGCCTGTTCGATCCCAACCTTGGCAACTATGTGTGGATTACGGAACCCATGGAGACACCGCACCGCCCCCGCCTCGGAATCATGCTTCGCCCGGCGCCCTCAGGCATGGGGCTCGAAGTCCTTGGAATTGCGTCGGGAAGCCCTGCGGAAAAAGCCGGTATTCAGAAAGGGGATATTCTTTTCATGATCGACGAAGTTCCCCTCCAGTCCATAGAAGATCTTCACCGGGCCCTGGAAGGAAAATCCCGGGACCATGAACTGAAAATCTTGAGGGGAAAGAAGGAAATCTCCGTTCCGGTAACCATTTCACCGTAG